One genomic segment of Dysosmobacter sp. Marseille-Q4140 includes these proteins:
- a CDS encoding DUF2812 domain-containing protein: MKRTIFDWLPFLKRWKENFWDALAPAMGFDTPAVQAWLEDRAVQGLFLNRYGWLCDFTPGEPKAVRYRLEPLARREKAPDRHRRELFADLGWQYVCTVRKSWHIWRCDDPSASELFTDPETEGDAYRYLLRRERRNMRWLWAAAAAILALVVWDFCSGPHLLRAADHWSTWWITAVEWLNVAALIPVGIYAERVFRRYIRALKLGLPQPHRGPYRRARAMSMVLVVFWSVLILTRVASILQPSSHPLEPVETFDRPVPCLTLSELGDAPANRTPEALRIQNFTARESWWVSEGGSRGSDPVFVLAKYYRMWLPFQAERMAKAWVEESAAWKGELEALFLPDLDGAWRFRFDDGTQLLLVRRGAQLMEYQYDGEQDLGGKLDVFAAALARFEETV; this comes from the coding sequence GTGAAGCGAACGATTTTCGACTGGCTGCCGTTTTTGAAGCGTTGGAAAGAGAACTTCTGGGACGCTCTGGCCCCTGCCATGGGCTTTGACACCCCTGCCGTCCAGGCGTGGCTGGAGGACCGGGCGGTCCAGGGGCTGTTCCTGAACCGGTACGGATGGCTGTGCGATTTCACGCCGGGGGAGCCGAAAGCGGTCCGCTACCGGCTGGAGCCCCTGGCCCGGCGGGAGAAGGCCCCGGACCGGCACCGGCGGGAGCTGTTTGCGGACCTGGGCTGGCAGTACGTCTGCACTGTGAGAAAAAGCTGGCACATCTGGCGCTGTGACGACCCGTCGGCCTCGGAGCTGTTCACGGACCCGGAGACCGAGGGCGACGCCTACCGCTATCTGCTGCGGCGGGAGCGCAGGAACATGCGGTGGCTGTGGGCCGCTGCCGCTGCCATCCTGGCCCTGGTGGTTTGGGACTTCTGCTCCGGCCCGCACCTGCTGAGAGCTGCGGACCACTGGTCCACCTGGTGGATCACCGCTGTAGAGTGGCTGAACGTTGCCGCCCTGATCCCAGTGGGCATCTATGCCGAGCGGGTATTCCGCCGGTACATCCGGGCGCTGAAGCTGGGCCTGCCCCAGCCCCACCGGGGGCCCTACCGCCGGGCCCGGGCCATGTCCATGGTGCTGGTGGTGTTCTGGTCGGTGTTGATTTTGACACGTGTGGCCTCCATCCTCCAGCCCTCCTCCCATCCCCTGGAGCCGGTGGAGACCTTCGACCGGCCGGTGCCCTGCTTGACGTTGTCGGAACTGGGAGACGCGCCGGCCAACCGGACGCCGGAGGCCCTGCGGATCCAGAACTTTACCGCCCGGGAATCCTGGTGGGTCAGCGAAGGGGGGAGCAGAGGCAGCGACCCCGTCTTTGTCCTGGCCAAGTACTACCGGATGTGGCTGCCCTTCCAGGCGGAGCGGATGGCGAAGGCCTGGGTGGAGGAATCGGCGGCGTGGAAGGGGGAACTGGAGGCGCTTTTTCTCCCGGACCTGGATGGGGCCTGGCGGTTCCGTTTCGATGACGGCACGCAGCTGCTGCTGGTCCGCCGGGGGGCGCAG